From Streptomyces sp. NBC_00690, a single genomic window includes:
- a CDS encoding roadblock/LC7 domain-containing protein: MTSRTSRETGDTAWVLDPILEIPHVRAAVLLTRDGLVSGYSDRLSRPSAERVAAITSTVQGACRTAAAAFADEDSAEVRQVVVESDHGYILVAPTRHGTCVAAFGDPEVRLDLLAHRVHSQVARLGEKAMSAAPRGVDGPGTA; the protein is encoded by the coding sequence ATGACCAGCCGCACCTCCCGCGAAACAGGCGACACGGCATGGGTACTCGATCCGATCCTGGAGATTCCCCATGTGCGTGCCGCCGTTCTGCTGACGCGGGACGGTCTGGTCTCCGGCTATTCCGATCGGCTGTCCAGGCCGTCCGCCGAGCGGGTCGCCGCGATCACCAGCACCGTGCAGGGCGCGTGCCGTACGGCGGCTGCGGCCTTCGCGGACGAGGACAGTGCGGAGGTGCGGCAGGTCGTGGTCGAGTCGGACCACGGGTACATCCTGGTCGCGCCCACCCGTCACGGGACCTGTGTCGCGGCTTTCGGCGACCCGGAAGTCCGGTTGGACCTGTTGGCCCACCGGGTGCACTCGCAGGTGGCCCGGCTCGGCGAGAAGGCGATGAGTGCGGCACCCCGCGGAGTCGACGGCCCCGGTACCGCATGA
- a CDS encoding DUF742 domain-containing protein gives MPLPPGFATAHDTARPIPPPAAVVSPPCPHPPNPPLPADLTAAQRSLLEVLDGGSLTVVETAALLELPVSAVRVLAAQLIDRGLVASRPPIPHAAQARPDLLERVADGLRALKL, from the coding sequence GTGCCGCTCCCACCGGGATTCGCGACGGCGCACGACACCGCTCGTCCCATACCGCCCCCCGCGGCCGTCGTCAGCCCGCCGTGTCCACATCCGCCGAATCCGCCGCTGCCCGCCGATCTCACCGCCGCCCAGCGCAGCCTGCTGGAGGTCCTGGACGGCGGATCGCTGACCGTGGTCGAGACGGCTGCCCTGCTGGAACTGCCCGTGTCCGCCGTGCGTGTACTGGCGGCCCAGCTCATCGACCGGGGGCTGGTCGCCTCCCGCCCACCGATCCCCCATGCCGCCCAGGCCCGCCCTGATCTGTTGGAGAGAGTCGCCGATGGTCTCCGCGCCCTCAAGCTCTAG